The following are encoded together in the Phaseolus vulgaris cultivar G19833 chromosome 9, P. vulgaris v2.0, whole genome shotgun sequence genome:
- the LOC137821513 gene encoding cysteine proteinase mucunain-like — translation MGKSRSSTPTILIVFFTVLAVSSALDMSIISYDRTTHADKTERRSDEEVRSIYEEWLVKHGKVPSTLALKEKRFQIFKDNLKFIDDHNAENRTYKVGLNRFADLSNDEYRSKYLRTKINPLRMTAKPSNRYAPRVDDILPESVDWRKEGAVVRVKDQAECDGCWAFSAIASVEGINKIVTGNLTALSEQELLDCDRTVNAGCSGGLVDYAFEFIINNAGIDTEDDYPFQGADAICDQNKQNARAVTIDGYERVPAYDELALKKAVANQPVSVAIEAYGREFQLYESGIFTGACGTLIDHGVAAVGYGAENGTEYWVVKNSWGEKWGEEGYVRMERNIAEDSAGKCGIAILSYYPIKSGQNLSNPVNFSNPTLQ, via the exons atggGAAAAAGTAGATCTTCCACACCCACGATCCTCATCGTGTTCTTCACGGTCTTGGCAGTGTCGTCCGCGTTGGACATGTCCATAATCTCGTACGACAGAACCACCCACGCCGACAAGACAGAGCGGAGGAGCGACGAGGAGGTGAGGAGCATTTACGAGGAGTGGCTGGTGAAGCATGGGAAGGTGCCCAGTACCCTCGCCCTGAAGGAGAAGAGGTTTCAGATTTTCAAAGACAACCTGAAGTTTATCGACGACCACAATGCTGAAAACCGGACATACAAGGTTGGACTGAACCGGTTCGCCGATCTTAGCAACGATGAATACCGGTCCAAGTACCTGAGAACCAAGATTAACCCTCTCAGGATGACGGCGAAGCCAAGTAACCGTTACGCTCCGCGCGTGGATGACATCTTGCCGGAATCTGTTGATTGGAGGAAAGAAGGTGCTGTGGTGAGAGTGAAAGACCAGGCAGAGTGCG ACGGTTGCTGGGCATTCTCAGCAATTGCCTCAGTGGAAGGGATTAACAAGATAGTAACAGGCAATCTAACTGCATTGTCAGAGCAAGAACTGTTGGACTGTGACAGAACAGTAAACGCAGGTTGTAGTGGCGGACTTGTTGATTACGCCTTTGAGTTCATTATAAACAACGCTGGCATTGACACCGAAGATGATTACCCCTTTCAAGGTGCTGATGCTATATGTGATCAAAATAAG cAAAATGCGAGAGCTGTTACAATTGATGGATATGAACGTGTTCCTGCCTATGACGAGTTAGCCTTGAAAAAGGCAGTAGCAAATCAACCAGTGAGTGTTGCCATTGAAGCATATGGCAGAGAGTTTCAGTTATATGAATCG GGTATATTCACAGGAGCATGCGGTACTTTGATAGATCATGGTGTTGCAGCTGTTGGTTATGGTGCAGAAAATGGAACTGAGTATTGGGTGGTGAAGAATTCATGGGGTGAGAAATGGGGAGAGGAAGGTTATGTAAGAATGGAACGCAATATAGCAGAAGACAGTGCAGGGAAGTGCGGAATTGCGATCCTGTCATATTATCCCATTAAGAGTGGCCAAAATCTCTCAAACCCTGTCAACTTCAGTAACCCAACTTTACAGTAG
- the LOC137821436 gene encoding protein RICE SALT SENSITIVE 3-like — MESGLPLLNCLLQQTLRTISTSSNSSTSSKWVYAVFWRILPRNFPPPRWEFGGTALDLSKGNKRNWILVWEDGFCDFNECEQRKSGSGYLNRRFGADLFFKMSHEVYNYGEGLVGKAAADNSHKWVYNESHNNECEASYIATWNTSVEPQPKAWESQFNSGIQSIVIIAVREGVVQLGSFNKIAEDLNLVISIQRQFSYLQSIPGVFGIQRPYLPIQHPYIVKPSFTESNGMPLYDMAWNNPQSGAPGPSLCSGSPPLSLPTMPCSFGALLSKLPSGIPLHNQVPNSGTQSSTIERVKIEDCEFHPTHDGDHKGKVGSLNK, encoded by the exons ATGGAAAGTGGATTACCTTTGCTTAACTGTCTCTTGCAGCAGACCCTCAGAACCATTTCCACTTCTTCCAATTCTTCCACTTCGTCTAAGTGGGTTTATGCTGTCTTCTGGAGGATATTGCCTCGAAACTTTCCTCCACCAAG GTGGGAATTTGGAGGAACTGCGCTTGATCTCTCCAAAGGAAACAAAAGGAACTG GATTCTTGTCTGGGAAGATGGGTTCTGCGATTTTAACGAGTGCGAACAGAGGAAGAGTGGTAGTGGTTACTTGAACCGTAGATTTGGAGCTGACTTATTCTTCAAAATGTCGCATGAGGTTTACAATTATGGAGAGGG ACTCGTGGGAAAAGCTGCTGCAGATAACAGTCACAAATGGGTTTACAATGAGAGTCACAACAATGAGTGTGAAGCTAGCTATATTGCTACATGGAACACTTCAGTCGAGCCT CAACCAAAGGCATGGGAGTCTCAGTTCAATTCAGGCATTCAG AGTATAGTCATAATAGCAGTGAGAGAAGGCGTTGTGCAATTGGGTTCCTTTAACAAG ATTGCAGAGGACCTGAATCTGGTGATCAGCATACAAAGACAATTCAGCTACCTTCAAAGCATACCGGGTGTATTTGGTATTCAAAGACCATACCTACCCATCCAACATCCATACATTGTGAAGCCCAGTTTCACAGAAAGCAATGGAATGCCTCTGTATGATATGGCCTGGAACAACCCTCAAAGTGGAGCACCAGGCCCATCTCTTTGTTCAGGTTCTCCACCTTTATCATTACCAACCATGCCTTGCAGTTTTGGAGCTTTGCTATCGAAGTTACCATCTGGAATCCCACTGCACAATCAAGTCCCCAATTCCGGGACACAAAGCAGCACAATTGAGAGAGTGAAGATTGAGGACTGCGAATTTCATCCTACCCACGACGGCGATCACAAAGGAAAGGTTGGTTCCTTGAACAAGTAG